A window of the Sphaerobacter thermophilus DSM 20745 genome harbors these coding sequences:
- a CDS encoding ArsR/SmtB family transcription factor: MRDVYRAVADPTRRRILRMLAEVDELPLHEIVAQFPMGRTAVAKHLAILKEAGLVIDRKVGRETRYRLNAAPLREIQEWLSFYEQFWTQRLDRLKELVEENNG, encoded by the coding sequence ATGCGAGATGTCTACCGTGCGGTGGCCGATCCGACTCGCCGCCGGATACTGCGCATGTTGGCCGAGGTCGATGAGTTGCCCCTCCATGAGATCGTGGCTCAGTTCCCGATGGGCCGCACGGCCGTCGCCAAGCACCTGGCCATCCTCAAGGAAGCGGGACTCGTGATCGACCGCAAGGTTGGAAGGGAGACGCGCTACCGCCTGAACGCCGCGCCGCTGCGCGAGATTCAGGAGTGGCTTTCGTTCTACGAGCAGTTCTGGACGCAGCGGCTCGACCGCCTGAAGGAACTCGTAGAGGAGAACAACGGATGA
- a CDS encoding NUDIX hydrolase has protein sequence MISVDIGPAHFLYRVGGVCLHDGRVLLHRAVGDDFWSLPGGRCEILETATDALTREMREELAVEVTVGRLLWVVEDFFTMDGRPYHQIGLYFAVDLPDGCPLLDTEAVHAGQEGDDYLEFRWFPLSDLDQVRLYPTCVRTALQQPLDMPRHLVGRREPAPSPLR, from the coding sequence ATGATCAGCGTCGATATCGGGCCGGCACACTTCCTCTACCGGGTCGGCGGCGTCTGCCTGCACGACGGCCGGGTCCTGCTGCATCGCGCGGTGGGCGACGACTTCTGGTCGCTGCCGGGCGGGCGCTGCGAGATCCTGGAGACCGCGACCGACGCCCTCACCCGAGAGATGCGCGAGGAGTTGGCCGTCGAGGTCACAGTCGGCCGGCTCCTCTGGGTCGTCGAAGACTTCTTCACCATGGACGGCCGACCCTACCATCAGATCGGTCTCTACTTCGCCGTCGACCTCCCCGACGGTTGCCCCCTGCTCGATACTGAGGCCGTTCACGCCGGGCAGGAGGGCGACGACTACCTCGAGTTCCGCTGGTTCCCCCTGAGTGACCTCGATCAGGTTCGCCTCTACCCCACCTGCGTCCGCACCGCGCTCCAGCAACCACTCGACATGCCGCGCCATCTGGTCGGAAGGCGCGAACCGGCCCCGTCCCCCCTCCGGTAG
- a CDS encoding O-methyltransferase: MSGMDERARLMDYVEKLVPERPPEMQEMEAYAAEHRFPIIGAPAGYLCYQIARIAGARRIFELGSGYGYSTAWFARAVQENGGGEVYHVVWDEELSQRARGHLERLGYGDIVRYRVGEAVQALRETEGPFDLIFNDINKEGYPASLDVIEEKLRPGGVLIIDNMLWGGRIFDEADRSPATEGVREATRRLTTDPRWITTLIPIHDGLVIAYRR; encoded by the coding sequence ATGAGCGGGATGGATGAGCGCGCACGACTGATGGATTATGTCGAGAAGCTGGTGCCGGAGCGGCCGCCGGAGATGCAGGAAATGGAGGCGTACGCCGCTGAGCACCGCTTCCCGATCATCGGCGCACCGGCGGGTTACCTCTGCTACCAGATCGCGCGGATCGCCGGGGCGCGGCGCATCTTCGAGCTGGGATCGGGCTACGGCTACTCCACCGCCTGGTTCGCTCGCGCCGTGCAGGAGAACGGCGGCGGTGAGGTCTACCACGTCGTCTGGGATGAGGAGCTGTCCCAGCGCGCACGGGGGCACCTGGAGCGCCTCGGCTACGGCGACATCGTGCGCTACCGGGTCGGCGAGGCGGTGCAGGCGCTGCGGGAGACCGAAGGGCCGTTCGACCTGATCTTCAACGACATCAACAAGGAGGGCTACCCCGCCTCGCTCGACGTCATCGAGGAGAAACTGCGCCCCGGCGGGGTGCTGATCATCGACAACATGCTCTGGGGCGGCCGGATCTTCGACGAGGCCGACCGATCCCCGGCTACGGAGGGCGTGCGGGAGGCCACCCGGCGGCTGACGACCGACCCCCGATGGATCACCACCCTCATTCCGATCCACGACGGGCTGGTCATCGCCTACCGCCGGTAG